From the Mycobacterium sp. DL592 genome, the window CCTTAATGTTCTTGGGGCAATGACGAAAGGGCCGCCATGGGTCTTCGAGGGGAAGCCGCGATAGTCGGCTACACCGAGCTGCCGTCGACCAAGCGCCCGACCGGGCCGCTGGAGTTCAGCCTCGAGCACTGGGCTCGGCTGGCAGCGGCCGCCCTCGCCGACGCGGGCCTGTCGGCCACCGACGTCGACGGCATCTGCACCACCTACCTGCAGGAATCGCAGATCTTCGCGCCGTCGACGGTGATCGAATACCTCGGTATCAAAGCCAATTTCGCCGAGATGGTCGACCTCGGCGGCGCCAGCGCGGTGGCGATGGTGTGGCGCGCGGCGGCCGCGATCGAACTCGGACTGTGCAACGCGGTGCTGTGCGTCATCCCCGGCACGCCGCTGTCGCCGGTCAGCGAGAAGCGGCCCCCGGATTTCGGCGACATGCTGTATTTCGGCGCTTCGAGCAATCGGTACGGCTCACCGCAGGCCGAGTTCGAGATCCCCTACGGAAACCTCGGGCAGAACGGCCCGTACGGACAGGTCGCCACGCTCTACGCCGCCACCTACGGCTACGACGAACGCGCGATCGCCAAGATCAGCGTGGATCAGCGGGTCAACGCCAACCACACCCCCGGCGCCATTTTCAGGGACACCCCGATCACCGTCGACGACGTCGTCAACAGTCCCGTGATCGCCGCACCCTTGCACATGCTCGAGATCGT encodes:
- a CDS encoding thiolase family protein is translated as MGLRGEAAIVGYTELPSTKRPTGPLEFSLEHWARLAAAALADAGLSATDVDGICTTYLQESQIFAPSTVIEYLGIKANFAEMVDLGGASAVAMVWRAAAAIELGLCNAVLCVIPGTPLSPVSEKRPPDFGDMLYFGASSNRYGSPQAEFEIPYGNLGQNGPYGQVATLYAATYGYDERAIAKISVDQRVNANHTPGAIFRDTPITVDDVVNSPVIAAPLHMLEIVMPVMGGAAVVVTNADLARRARNRPVWVKGFGERVPYKTPTYAQELLQTPMIKAAASAFSMAGLTPAEMDMVSIYDCYTITALLSLEDAGFCEKGKGLQFVTEHDLTFRGDFPMNTSGGQLGYGQAGTAGGMHHVCDATRQIMGRSEATQVADCNRAFVSGNGGILSEQTTLVLEGD